From the genome of Candidatus Defluviilinea proxima:
ACCGGTATCCCACTTGGAGTATTGGCTTTAATCTTCAGCATCTCACTCGGCGCGTTGGTGATCGTCTTCCCAGCCTGCCAACCACCAAACCTCGTAAATTTCAGCGTGCAGGGACGGGACCAAATCTACCGCCCAAACGATACACTCACAGCATCGCCTGATGAGTTTCTTGCCGTCACTGCCGCACCATTTGAGAAGGATGCCATCCTTTCTTGCAAATGGCAGTACATTGGAGAGACGTTCGAAACGATCGGCTCAAGCAGTGGCTGTGAAATCATTGTCAAGTTGTCAGGAGAGCCCGGGGTCGGCATGTTGACCCTACAAGCCTCCCAGGATTTCTGTAATCAGAGTTCTGTGTTTTCACTCAACGTGCAAGTTATAAAGCCATAAAGGGGCATCGAATGTCAAGCAAAATCGCTTTACTCCTTTTCGCCTCGTTGTTCCTCGTGGCCGCCTGTGGAAACGTAGCAACGCCCACGAACACAGTGTCCATCCTGCCCAAGGATTGCAAGATGCAGGTCAACCAGCAAATGCCATTCACCTTGGATGGCGTTATTTCACCGAATGCGGTTGTCAGTTGGGAAGCAAGCGCAGGAAGTATTTCCTTTGCCCCTCCTGGACTGAATGCTTTCTTCACGGCTCCTTCTCAACCGGCAGTTGTCACTATTTCAGTGACCATTTCTTCAGGGACGCCCAGCGTACAGATCCCCATTACACATCAATGCATTGTGCTGGACGATAGCGCATCAACAGGGAACAATACTGTACCAACAGATGTTTCCGTCATTCCTATTTCTGTAGTGACCACTCAACCGACCATCATCATTAGCGAAGTGATGGCAAACCCATGCGGCGGTATCGAGTTCAAAAAGTGGAATGAATATGTTGAACTTTACAACTTCGGCGATCAACCCGTGGACGTGAGTGGCTGGTGGCTTACCGATACCGGCGGAACTGGCTCCCCCGATCAGATCGTATCGTGGGCCCAACGTAACCCTGCCAAGCCTCTGGCGGGCAGTCTCATTTTGAGTTCAACCATCATCCCTTCAAAAGGATATGCCTTGATCCTCTCGCCAAGCTATGCCGATGGCGAATTCCCTTACGCACAACCGTATGCGATCTCTGCCAACACTGTCATCCTGACAGCGGCAGAAAGTCGTTCACTTGGCGACGATGCATCCAGCATTGTCGGTGACGGAGATGGGCGCGACGTGCTTGTCCTTTACAAGGGTGGCCCCAGTGTCATCCAAGAGACTATCTCAACATATGGCACACCCAAAGCGGCGCAGTATGTCACAGATGTGAAAGATAACTATCTTGACAACCTGCCTCTCGACCTGCACGAATGTTCTTCCATCGAGCGCATTATTCCTACGGTAGCCGATAGCGAAGATAACTGGCGTGAGGTCCCGTATGGATCGCCAGGAGAGGCTCCATACTAAACATACGGCAGTCACCGTAAAAGTGACTGCCGTTTTTTGTGAAGATGTATATAATGAACCTATGACAGTACTTTCTGGTAAACATATCGTGTTAGGCGTAACAGGGTCCATTGCCGCATACAAAGCTGTAGACCTGGCATCCAAACTCACGCAGGCTGGCGCACAAGTAGATGTGATCCTTACAAGCTCAGCACAAAATTTCGTCACGCCGCTCGCCTTTCAATCTGTTACGGGACGACGCGCATATACTGACAAAGACTTGTGGGGAAATGAAGCGCATGTTTTGCATGTAAGCCTCGCTCATCATGCCGACCTGCTTGTCATCGCCCCATGCACCGCCAACACGCTTGCCAAACTCGCGCACGGACAGGCGGATACGTTACTTACTGTGACAGCGTTGGCGTCCACGTCTCCGCTCTTCATCGCGCCCGCCATGGACGGTGGTATGTTCGATCACCCTGCGACTCAAGAAAACCTGGACACCCTCCGCAAACGTGATGCAACCATCATCGAACCTGCAGAGGGACATCTCGCGTCAGGGCTCACGGGAATCGGACGTCTGCCCGAAACATCTGAACTCATCGGACACATCCGCCTCATTCTTGGACGCCGAGGCCTGCTCGCCAATAAAAAAGTTTTAATCACCGCTGGAGGGACTCAAGAACCACTTGATCCCGTCCGCGTAATTACCAATCACTCTTCTGGTAAGCAGGGATATGCTCTCGCTCAAGCCGCATTGGACGCTGGCGCAGAAGTTACATTGGTTACAACTCCCACGAAATTAACACCACCAGTTGGTACAATGGTCGTCCACGTGCAGACCGCAAAGCAAATGCTGGATGCTGTGTTGAAGGAATTTCCTGAAAGCGATGTGTTGATCATGGCCGCGGCAGTGGCCGATTTTCGTCCAAAAGATATTGCGGAGAATAAGATCAAGAAAGAAAGTGGTATTCCGCAGATAGAGCTTGAAGCGACAGAAGATATTTTGAAAGCAGTGGCAGGCTTACGGTCCAAAATGAAGCGAAAACAGGTTGTGGTTGGGTTCGCGGCAGAGTCCCAGAATCTTCTTGAAAACGCTTCAAATAAGTTACAATCCAAGAAACTGGATTTGATCGCCGCAAACGACATTTCCGCCGCCGATGCCGGATTCTCTGTCGAGACCAACCGCATCACACTTTTATTTGCCAATGGGCAAAAGGAATTATTATCCTTGATGAGCAAGACCGAAGCGGCCGAGATCATTGTGGAACGCGT
Proteins encoded in this window:
- the coaBC gene encoding bifunctional phosphopantothenoylcysteine decarboxylase/phosphopantothenate--cysteine ligase CoaBC, which gives rise to MTVLSGKHIVLGVTGSIAAYKAVDLASKLTQAGAQVDVILTSSAQNFVTPLAFQSVTGRRAYTDKDLWGNEAHVLHVSLAHHADLLVIAPCTANTLAKLAHGQADTLLTVTALASTSPLFIAPAMDGGMFDHPATQENLDTLRKRDATIIEPAEGHLASGLTGIGRLPETSELIGHIRLILGRRGLLANKKVLITAGGTQEPLDPVRVITNHSSGKQGYALAQAALDAGAEVTLVTTPTKLTPPVGTMVVHVQTAKQMLDAVLKEFPESDVLIMAAAVADFRPKDIAENKIKKESGIPQIELEATEDILKAVAGLRSKMKRKQVVVGFAAESQNLLENASNKLQSKKLDLIAANDISAADAGFSVETNRITLLFANGQKELLSLMSKTEAAEIIVERVAALLE
- a CDS encoding lamin tail domain-containing protein, which gives rise to MSSKIALLLFASLFLVAACGNVATPTNTVSILPKDCKMQVNQQMPFTLDGVISPNAVVSWEASAGSISFAPPGLNAFFTAPSQPAVVTISVTISSGTPSVQIPITHQCIVLDDSASTGNNTVPTDVSVIPISVVTTQPTIIISEVMANPCGGIEFKKWNEYVELYNFGDQPVDVSGWWLTDTGGTGSPDQIVSWAQRNPAKPLAGSLILSSTIIPSKGYALILSPSYADGEFPYAQPYAISANTVILTAAESRSLGDDASSIVGDGDGRDVLVLYKGGPSVIQETISTYGTPKAAQYVTDVKDNYLDNLPLDLHECSSIERIIPTVADSEDNWREVPYGSPGEAPY